GCCCCATGCTCGTAATGAACATGGGGCAATATTTAGGTTAATAGATTGTGCTACTTATCCGTGTCTAATGGGTTGTAATCCGTGATAAGGCTTGATAATCGTTGTGATGTTTCTCGTTGTTTACCCTCACTTAGCTTTGCATAACGTAAGGTGCTTTCGATGCAACGATGGTTTAGTAATTTCTGCACTGCACTGATGTCTGCACCATTAGAAATCAGATTACTGGCTACAGAATGTCGAGCCGTATGTAACACGACTTCATCAGGGTTATTAATGTTAGCTCGTTGCTTAATGACTTCGTAAGCGTATTGAGGACGGCTTATCGGCTTACCGATAATGTTACCTGCAAACACATAAGGATTAGTGGTAATACGAGGAATGGATTTGAATTTATCGATCATGTACTCAGATAGATAAATGATATGGGATGTCCCATTTTTAGTCCGTGGTATTTTCATAACACCTTGCACTAAATCTAACTCTTCCCACTTACGCAACCGCAATTCTGATTCACGACAACCGATCAGAAACAGCAAGGCAATAAATGCCCCTGTACTTTTGCAGTCATAAGCGAGCGCAGCTCTGATGATTCGTTTAGTTTCAGCCACATCACAATAACGGGTTCTTGCATTGTTCTCTGGTAGCAGTGAAACACGTTCAGCAACATTAGGTATGTCTAATAGCTGTGTCGCTAATTTCCCAACAGTCTTGAGTAATGCCGTTACTCTGTTACACGTTGCAGGAGCATAGGCTTTTCGCAATTTAGTCTCATTGTTCATGGCTAACTGAATTTGCAGCACATGAGTTGCATTCAAATCGCTGTACTTGAGGTGGGCTATCTTATGACAGTGATCATTAAATCGCTGCATATCGTCTTTCCATGTCCGTTTACGTTTCTTCGCTAACGGCAAGTAAGTCTGGTGAAAGAACTCACCCACAGTTGGCATTGCTTTAACCATATCCCGTTCTTGCTTTGGATCTTGTCCTTGTGCAATTTGAGCTTTGTACTGGCGAGCAATCTTCCTAGCCATTGTTAGGTCTACATCTGGAAAGCGACCAATAGCGATACTTTTCTTTTTGCCATTAAAT
The sequence above is a segment of the Photobacterium leiognathi genome. Coding sequences within it:
- a CDS encoding site-specific integrase produces the protein MKKKFKFTTTNLKSLPRNPSDSPSTELEFSDTEVIGLKCLSGKTDSKRFLLRYQFNGKKKSIAIGRFPDVDLTMARKIARQYKAQIAQGQDPKQERDMVKAMPTVGEFFHQTYLPLAKKRKRTWKDDMQRFNDHCHKIAHLKYSDLNATHVLQIQLAMNNETKLRKAYAPATCNRVTALLKTVGKLATQLLDIPNVAERVSLLPENNARTRYCDVAETKRIIRAALAYDCKSTGAFIALLFLIGCRESELRLRKWEELDLVQGVMKIPRTKNGTSHIIYLSEYMIDKFKSIPRITTNPYVFAGNIIGKPISRPQYAYEVIKQRANINNPDEVVLHTARHSVASNLISNGADISAVQKLLNHRCIESTLRYAKLSEGKQRETSQRLSSLITDYNPLDTDK